The following coding sequences are from one Bradyrhizobium sp. WSM471 window:
- a CDS encoding WD40 repeat domain-containing protein codes for MKEFTPPADSASIVSVTERVKPLALGMVVTSVHFLGNRAAFVGGEENVAFVDGQGEISKVAVHSGGILSAASDGKRLVMGGDDGKVVSLDTKGEVTLLATDPKRRWIDAVALHPDGAYAWSAGKTAFFKSGKGEEKSLEVPSTVGGLAFAPKGQRLAIAHYNGATLWFPNMAGSAEFLPWAGSHLGVTFSPDNKFLVTTMHESALHGWRLADNRHMRMTGYPGRVRSMSWSAGGKALATSGADTVILWPFASKDGPMGKEPAMLAPLQARVSVVACHPRNDIFAAGYSDGTVLMVRLEDGAEILVRRNGTPPVAALAWNAKGTLLAFADENGDGGLLEL; via the coding sequence ATGAAAGAGTTTACGCCACCCGCCGATTCCGCCTCGATCGTCTCCGTCACCGAGCGCGTCAAGCCGCTCGCGCTCGGGATGGTCGTGACCTCCGTGCATTTCCTTGGCAACCGCGCCGCCTTCGTCGGCGGCGAGGAGAATGTCGCGTTCGTGGATGGCCAGGGCGAGATCAGCAAGGTCGCCGTGCACAGCGGCGGCATTCTCTCGGCCGCCTCCGATGGCAAGCGCCTCGTGATGGGCGGCGACGATGGAAAAGTCGTGTCGCTCGACACCAAGGGCGAAGTGACGCTGCTTGCGACTGACCCGAAGCGGCGTTGGATCGATGCAGTGGCGCTGCATCCGGATGGTGCCTACGCCTGGTCGGCCGGCAAGACCGCCTTCTTCAAGAGCGGCAAGGGCGAGGAGAAGTCGCTCGAGGTGCCCTCGACCGTGGGCGGCCTCGCGTTTGCGCCGAAGGGCCAGCGTCTCGCGATTGCCCATTACAACGGCGCGACGCTGTGGTTTCCCAACATGGCGGGATCGGCCGAATTCCTGCCCTGGGCCGGCTCGCATCTCGGCGTCACTTTCAGCCCGGATAACAAATTCCTGGTCACCACGATGCATGAATCGGCTCTGCACGGCTGGCGGCTTGCCGACAACAGGCACATGCGCATGACCGGCTATCCCGGCCGCGTCCGCTCGATGTCATGGAGCGCGGGCGGCAAGGCGCTGGCGACCTCGGGCGCCGACACCGTCATCCTGTGGCCTTTCGCAAGCAAGGACGGCCCGATGGGCAAGGAGCCCGCGATGCTCGCGCCGCTGCAGGCGCGCGTGTCGGTCGTCGCCTGCCATCCAAGGAACGACATCTTCGCGGCCGGCTACAGCGACGGCACCGTGCTGATGGTGCGGTTGGAGGACGGTGCCGAGATCCTGGTCCGCCGCAATGGCACCCCGCCGGTGGCCGCGCTCGCCTGGAACGCCAAGGGGACTCTGCTGGCGTTCGCCGACGAAAATGGCGACGGCGGTCTGCTGGAGCTTTAA
- a CDS encoding MgtC/SapB family protein yields MRFLTTFQIADFADTLVSLFTAFVLGTLIGAERQYRQRTAGLRTNVLVAVGAAAFVDLAMHLTGADGAVRVISYVVSGIGFLGAGVIMKQGMDVRGLNTAATLWASAAVGSCAGADMVAQAAALTVFVIAGNTMLRPLVNAINRIPLNEKTSEATYYFKLAVAPDALPDMRDRLVEKLEGAKYLVADIDMVETGDDLIEIVAKLVATAVDPNELNAVATDLQHLPGVRHATWEVSTTD; encoded by the coding sequence ATGCGGTTTCTGACGACCTTCCAGATCGCTGACTTTGCGGACACGCTGGTCAGCCTGTTCACGGCCTTCGTGCTGGGCACACTGATCGGCGCCGAGCGGCAGTATCGCCAGCGCACCGCGGGCCTGCGTACCAATGTGCTGGTCGCGGTCGGCGCCGCCGCCTTCGTCGATCTCGCCATGCACCTGACCGGCGCTGACGGCGCGGTGCGGGTGATCTCCTACGTCGTCTCGGGCATCGGCTTCCTCGGCGCCGGCGTCATCATGAAGCAGGGCATGGACGTGCGCGGGCTCAATACCGCGGCGACGCTTTGGGCTTCGGCTGCGGTCGGCTCCTGCGCCGGCGCCGACATGGTCGCGCAGGCCGCGGCGCTGACGGTGTTCGTGATTGCCGGGAACACCATGCTGCGGCCGCTGGTCAACGCCATCAACCGCATCCCATTGAACGAGAAGACCTCCGAGGCGACCTATTACTTCAAGCTCGCGGTCGCACCGGACGCTTTGCCCGACATGCGTGACCGGCTGGTCGAGAAGCTTGAGGGCGCAAAATATCTGGTGGCCGATATCGACATGGTCGAAACCGGGGACGATCTGATCGAGATCGTGGCAAAGCTGGTCGCGACCGCCGTCGATCCGAACGAACTGAATGCGGTGGCGACCGATCTCCAGCACCTCCCCGGCGTCCGCCACGCCACCTGGGAAGTCAGCACCACGGATTGA
- a CDS encoding homospermidine synthase — translation MSPASQIYAKITGPIVMVGFGSIGKGTLPLIERHLDYDKSRVTVIDPKDEGRKAHCEKHNVRFIQKGVTKDNYRELLTPLLTEGGGQGFCVNLSVDTGSTDIMELCNELGALYIDTVNEPWLGFYFDSSKGPEARSNYALREATLAAKKARPAGSTTAVSCCGANPGMVSFFVKQALLNVAADLKLNAPKPKTKAEWADLMRQAGIKGIHIAERDTQRSKKPKEPDVFVNTWSVEGFLSEGVQPSELGWGTHEKWMPENARTHEAGCGAAIYLMQPGANTRVRTWCPTRGAQYGFLVTHNESISIADYFTVRDASGTAVYRPTCHYAYHPADDAVLSLHEMFGRAAKMQEKHHILDENEIVDGIDELGVLLFGHDNNAYWYGSQLSIEETRKLAPYQNATGLQVTSAVLGGMVWALENPNEGIVEADEMDFDRLLEIQLPYLGPVKGFYTDWTPLTDRPGLFPEDIDTSDPWQFRNVLVR, via the coding sequence ATGAGCCCCGCCTCGCAGATCTACGCGAAGATCACCGGTCCCATCGTCATGGTCGGCTTCGGCTCCATCGGCAAGGGCACGCTGCCGCTGATCGAGCGGCATCTCGACTACGACAAGTCGCGCGTCACCGTGATCGATCCCAAGGACGAGGGTCGCAAAGCGCATTGCGAGAAGCACAATGTGCGCTTCATCCAGAAGGGCGTGACCAAGGACAATTATCGGGAGTTGCTGACCCCGCTGCTCACTGAAGGCGGTGGCCAGGGCTTTTGCGTCAATCTCTCGGTCGACACCGGCTCAACCGACATCATGGAGCTCTGCAACGAGCTCGGCGCTCTCTATATCGACACCGTCAACGAGCCCTGGCTCGGCTTCTATTTCGATTCGTCGAAGGGCCCGGAGGCGCGCTCCAACTACGCCCTTCGCGAGGCGACGCTGGCCGCCAAGAAGGCGCGCCCCGCGGGCTCGACGACGGCCGTCTCCTGTTGTGGCGCCAATCCCGGCATGGTCTCGTTTTTCGTGAAGCAGGCGCTGCTCAACGTCGCCGCCGATCTGAAGCTCAATGCCCCCAAGCCGAAAACCAAAGCCGAATGGGCGGACTTGATGCGACAAGCCGGCATCAAGGGCATCCACATCGCTGAACGCGACACCCAGCGCTCCAAGAAGCCGAAAGAGCCGGATGTCTTCGTCAACACCTGGTCGGTGGAAGGTTTCCTGTCGGAAGGCGTGCAGCCATCAGAACTCGGCTGGGGCACTCATGAAAAATGGATGCCCGAAAATGCGCGGACTCACGAAGCCGGCTGTGGCGCTGCCATCTATCTGATGCAGCCCGGCGCCAACACACGCGTGCGCACCTGGTGCCCGACCCGCGGCGCGCAGTATGGCTTCCTCGTCACCCACAACGAGTCGATCTCGATCGCCGACTATTTCACCGTGCGCGATGCATCGGGCACGGCGGTCTATCGGCCGACCTGCCACTACGCCTATCATCCGGCTGACGATGCCGTGCTGTCGCTGCACGAGATGTTCGGCCGCGCCGCGAAGATGCAGGAAAAGCACCACATCCTCGACGAGAACGAGATCGTCGACGGTATCGACGAACTCGGTGTGCTGCTGTTCGGCCATGACAACAACGCCTACTGGTACGGCTCGCAGCTCTCCATCGAAGAGACCCGCAAGCTCGCGCCCTATCAGAACGCCACCGGCCTGCAAGTGACGTCCGCCGTGCTCGGCGGCATGGTGTGGGCGCTCGAAAACCCGAACGAGGGCATCGTCGAAGCCGACGAGATGGATTTCGATCGTCTGTTGGAAATCCAGCTGCCGTATCTCGGCCCGGTGAAGGGCTTCTACACCGACTGGACGCCGCTGACGGATCGTCCGGGACTGTTCCCGGAAGATATCGACACGAGCGATCCCTGGCAGTTCCGGAACGTTCTGGTGCGGTGA